Within the Anaerolineae bacterium genome, the region ATATTACCTTGCTTGATCCGCCATGTTTACGTTCTATAGATACCCGGATACAGGATGAAACCCTTCACTTTATTATTTATTTTCGTTCATGGGATCTCTGGGGAGGGCTGCCTGCAAACCTGGCAGGAATTCAAAACCTGAAAGAGTATATGGCGGCTGAGATAGGGGTACAGGACGGTGAGATGATTGTCGAAAGCAAGGGGCTTCATCTTTATGGTTATGCGGAGGATCTTGCAAAGTTAAGATGTATGAAAGGATAAAGAGGGTCCAACCTCGCTTCAAGAATATTCAGACGTTCTTCGCGCTGGCTTCCGCCTATTATCTCCCCTGTTTTCGGCACAAGAACATCCATGGCCGCAACTGTTTTTCTGCTGAAAGCCGTCCCGATACTGTCAGATTTGTTGCAGCGCCAAAAAAATCGAGCGAAAAGTCGGTCTTTCCACCCGTATGTTTTTAAGGCATGACCCGTCGTTAATTTCTAAAAAGGAAAAGCCCTTTGAATCACGCCGGGTTCTGATCCACCCCATTATAATTACATTATCTATGGGTTTGTCTGGCTTTAAAAGATTTAATATTCTAATGCGCTTCATCTTGTCGGATAATCTCCATTTAAAATTTCATTTTTTACCACAGAGCTTTCAGATAACGCAAAGAAAATTTTTCCCTCGTTCCCACGCTCCAGCGTGGGAATGCATATAGCCAACAAAAACAGCTTGCTTTTTGGCTTATTGTGTGGCATGCTAATTAATAGATTCTTTGTAGGCTCTATTCCCCGAATAGGCCGAAACAGCTCATGGGAGGTAAAATTATGCCTTATGTAAAAAAACAATTTTCTTTGAGTTTAGAGCAAAACGAATTCATTGATAAAATAGTCAGGAAAAAGTCATTTAAAGACAAGAGCGAGGTTGTGAGATACGGAATCGAACTGCTTAAGCAGCAATTTCAGGACATGGAACTTCGAGAAATGGCTAAAGATTATTCTATTGACCGTGATTTTGTTCAAATCGGGAAAAGGGGGAGTAAATTACAAGGCTTATGAATCGTTTTGAGATATGGAATATCCGGCAACAAGCTTCATCTTGTTCGAGCGAACCTCCTCAACCTGCAGACAGCTCAAAGGCTGACAGGCCATATATTATCGTTTCTCCTGATGCGGTAAATCGAGTAACCGCATATCCTTTTGTTACTGTGATACCTTTGCAGGATCGGAAACAGAGAAAGAAATATCCAACCGATGTATGGATAAGTCCGTCAGGAGCCAATAGCCTTAAAAAGGAATCCATAGCGTTTTGCCAGTTGATTTATACCATTGAAAAGAGCTTTTTGGAATTTCGAATCGGTATGCTTGAGAGCGTCTATCAGGAGGAAATAACAGCAGCTCTCAGAAGGTTCCTGGTTTTGTGATGG harbors:
- a CDS encoding type II toxin-antitoxin system PemK/MazF family toxin gives rise to the protein MNRFEIWNIRQQASSCSSEPPQPADSSKADRPYIIVSPDAVNRVTAYPFVTVIPLQDRKQRKKYPTDVWISPSGANSLKKESIAFCQLIYTIEKSFLEFRIGMLESVYQEEITAALRRFLVL